From the Gossypium hirsutum isolate 1008001.06 chromosome A02, Gossypium_hirsutum_v2.1, whole genome shotgun sequence genome, the window GGTACTTTCAGGATAGAATTCGTGTCAGGTTGCTTGCTGTTGACGGCGGAGCCGGCAGTGGGACgtcattttgtttcaatttggatAAGGTGGTTGAAGCTTCTAGCTTGGATGTTAGGAACCTTTTTATTGTCAAGCAAGTCAGTGAAAATATATGAGCTGTGTAAACTGTAAAGTGGAAGTTTTTAGCTCTGCTCTTCAAGTTCTTGCACTCAGGTAAATGGGATTAATGGTTACTTTTTCTTGGAGCAGTTGTCTCTAAGCTTACATCAaatcaattgatttttttagaaaatggaAAACAATTCaatagtataaaaaatgaaaaagaaaatcttGGGGCTGATTGTATAGCATTTACGTGTGAGATCATCATCTGCATTCTGATTTGCTGACATATACATGATCTTTCCTGCTCTGGCGGCGTAAAAAAGCTAATGTGATGGAAATCATTTGACTGCTAATCTACAACTTCACGTCAAACAACTATATAAATGGAGAGAATCCAAAGTTGCAAAGCAAATGAGAATTGTAGCAGTTAATGTAAAACTTTGAATATGACTAGGAAACCAAAACGAAGTCCTTCTTTCTTCAAGGTTTTGATAGGAGACTTTGATAACAAGCTGGTAAGTTCATATCCTATTAACAGCCATTTATGCTTCTTAATGGCTCTagtttatgtatataattattaaatgctgtcttctttttttcattttttttcagaGAATTCCACCAGCTTTTGTGAAGTACGTTTTGAAAGGAAATGTGCCCACCATGTTCACCTTGTATTCTGACTCAGGGAATTCATGGCGAGTTAGAGTCATGGTTGAAGAAGGAAGCTACTTTTTCAACAGTGGATGGTCAAAATTTGTGAAACATCATGACCTGGAAATAGGGGATTTTCTGGTTTTCTTTTTGGTTGATACTTCAACGTTTGATGTTCTCATTTATAATGGAACTGCATGTCCAAAGAACATCATTTTGGCTGCTAAGAAACGAAAGTGCCTaccacctttagctaatagacaAATTGAAGATACCCCAAGCCAAAAATGTGCTTCAGTTTCCAAGAAACCAAAAGCAGTTTACCGTGGGATAgccttttcatttcatttcatgtgAAGCCCTTCATACCCATCCCCTTTTTTCACTAATCATTTCAATGTTTCATGCATGGTTTAGGTGCGAGAAGTGTTAACCAAGAGGTTGAGTCTATAACAGAAGTAACCCGTAAGCATGTTTCATTTGTAATGGTGGTGAAGAAATACCATAAATACTTTGCTGTAAGAATAACTACTTTATTCAACGCAGTTCATTACTTTatactttataaatatttaaatgtttctTAAATTTCAGTGTGTCCCGAGGTGTTTTGCCAAAGAAACAGGCTTGTTAAAGGAATCCATAACGTTGATTAAGGGGCCAAGAGGTGGGATGTGGCCAATGAACACCACCGAGTGTGGAAAACAGGTTCGTTTGGGTGGCGGATGGTCCCAGTTTCTGCATGAAAACGAAATAGTTGTTGG encodes:
- the LOC121212169 gene encoding B3 domain-containing protein Os01g0723500-like, which encodes MSCVNCKVEVFSSALQVLALRKPKRSPSFFKVLIGDFDNKLRIPPAFVKYVLKGNVPTMFTLYSDSGNSWRVRVMVEEGSYFFNSGWSKFVKHHDLEIGDFLVFFLVDTSTFDVLIYNGTACPKNIILAAKKRKCLPPLANRQIEDTPSQKCASVSKKPKAVYRGIAFSFHFM